A part of Periophthalmus magnuspinnatus isolate fPerMag1 chromosome 19, fPerMag1.2.pri, whole genome shotgun sequence genomic DNA contains:
- the zgc:92313 gene encoding serine protease 33 — MEISSVVVIWIVSGFWSASAQSCGRPPAAENRIVGGSAATEGKWPWQVDIQKTTEGHICGGSLIAQDWVLSAAHCFPNPSDLSSHVVYVGRYQLNGINMHESFHQIRRVVIPDGYTEPHSGRDMALLQLSTPVTWSDYVHPVCLPTSGTLFPSGMTCYVTGWGNIRDDVPLPGVGTLQEVKVPILSQSSCQEMYNLNQKEQIDILYDMICAGYQEGGKDSCQGDSGGPLVCQMVNGTWVQAGVVSFGLGCAHANQPGVYSRLTSYSSFILRTVPEVQLYGRGNHMGGSTLVLLGCLTTLLTLLTILSR, encoded by the exons ATGGAGATCTCATCTGTTGTCGtgatttggatcgtttcag gtttttgGTCGGCTTCTGCGCAAAGCTGTGGCCGACCACCTGCTGCGGAGAACAGGATTGTGGGAGGGTCGGCTGCCACAGAAGGGAAATGGCCGTGGCAGGTGGACATACAG AAAACAACAGAGGGACACATCTGTGGAGGCTCCTTAATTGCTCAAGACTGGGTCCTATCAGCTGCTCATTGTTTTCCAAA tcCATCAGATTTAAGCTCCCACGTCGTATATGTTGGCCGCTACCAGCTCAATGGCATTAACATGCACGAGTCTTTTCATCAAATACGTCGGGTTGTGATTCCTGATGGTTACACAGAGCCCCACAGTGGGAGGGATATGGCTCTACTACAGCTGTCCACCCCGGTCACCTGGTCAGATTATGTCCACCCTGTGTGCCTACCCACCTCTGGGACGCTCTTCCCCAGTGGCATGACGTGCTATGTGACTGGCTGGGGCAACATCCGAGACGATG TCCCTCTTCCAGGAGTAGGTACTCTGCAGGAGGTTAAAGTACCAATCCTGTCCCAGAGTTCATGTCAGGAAATGTACAACCTAAACCAAAAGGAGCAGATCGACATACTGTATGACATGATCTGTGCTGGATATCAGGAGGGGGGCAAGGACTCCTGTCAG GGCGACTCAGGGGGACCTCTGGTGTGCCAGATGGTGAATGGGACATGGGTGCAGGCAGGTGTGGTGAGCTTTGGACTGGGCTGTGCTCATGCAAACCAACCAGGAGTGTATTCCAGACTGACCAGCTACAGCAGCTTCATCCTCAGGACCGTGCCCGAGGTGCAGCTGTACGGCCGAGGTAATCACATGGGTGGAAGCACGTTGGTCTTGTTAGGCTGCCTCACCACCCTCCTGACCCTCCTGACCATCCTTTCCAGATAA
- the mapk7 gene encoding mitogen-activated protein kinase 7, translated as MSTKDGGEDKNVQPRAMSPERMNKNGENTTCTSTDTSTTAKNLALLKAHSLDVKFDVGEEYDIIETIGTGAYGVVSSARRRDNGQQVAIKKISNAFEVVTNAKRTLRELKILKHFKHDNIIAIKDILQPNLPHSAFKSVYVVLDLMESDLHQIIHSGQPLTPEHTRYFLYQLLRGLKYVHSANVIHRDLKPSNLLVNENCELKIGDFGMARGLSSHPEESHSFMTEYVATRWYRAPELLLSLNHYTLAIDMWSVGCIFAEMLGRKQLFPGKHYVHQLQLILSVLGTPPEGLISAIRADRVRSYVQSLPSRSAVPLDKLYPQAEPEALDLLRAMLRFDPRERISVTQALEHPYLSKYHDQDDEPICVPAFDFEFDKLPMNKEQIKEAILMEIQDFHRNKQGCRQRLQFRPLVRANNGSSTAALGVNQCNTQVTTATAAMVPTAQQANTVKSQQDQAPAKENQTFTLNKPSSLLEATSAHVKHNLPLLTKTESGPVDVDMPSASSDSGQPETIDLTTPVSNQEAAPETMRDNETQERLASSQASVTQPTQSQSMTQAPTSISAAPASTLSTVPSLSLTAAQAQSLSQSLSQSLSKNTRPLPNTGEATRKEGAISEDTKAALKAAILKSALRNKARGDGSTSLLGIETSSGGVSCASSLSESRRPVTAQERQREREEKRRKRQERARERERKLKEKERKEGKQGDSLGGVLLSDNDKSLLQRWTKMMDRHSDKSNCTSNEGTSKDCNMNFNVTMKDNSQGALNKTDKELMKMPSHDQLITQAKPNQTVMFQPTSTQPPQMMFSIGQSKPQADILVVSGGIDLVTVSSNFVKNNVKPQIESDGQSRFNCVGSWSGSSLEPRPAQQQTQRIVQPPPTTFVQPPATTFVQPQSQNQTETLERETNRNGKIAIQSSMSTRCNNSNTNTGNVEKLCLSVGEKHGSLRVSAQPHQSLGFTDTGQQGPPTAPDIHTVTLQLSKSQVEDVLPPVFSVTPKGSGAGYGVGFDLDDLLTQSLTDLQHCDRDSFDSAPLSASLLSDWSEVHRMTPADLESLQQELQLGSPMILSDTIPPDS; from the exons ATGTCAACTAAGGACGGCGGAGAAGACAAGAATGTTCAACCCAGGGCCATGTCGCCAGagagaatgaataaaaatggaGAAAACACAACATGCACCAGCACTGACACCAGCACAACAGCGAAGAACCTGGCTCTGCTCAAAGCACACTCCCTTGATGTGAAGTTTGACGTTGGGGAAGAATACGACATTATTGAAACAATTGGCACTGGTGCATATGGGGTTGTTTCATCAGCCAGGAGACGGGACAATG GTCAGCAGGTTGCAATAAAGAAGATCTCAAATGCCTTCGAAGTAGTGACAAATGCCAAACGAACACTGCGAGAATTGAAGAtactcaaacattttaaacatgacaacaTTATTGCCATCAAAGACATTCTCCAGCCCAACCTTCCACACTCTGCCTTCAAGTCTGT GTATGTGGTGCTTGACCTCATGGAAAGCGATTTGCACCAGATCATACACTCTGGCCAGCCTTTGACACCAGAGCACACGCGCTACTTTCTCTACCAACTCCTCCGTGGCCTTAAGTACGTGCACTCTGCTAATGTGATTCATCGGGACCTCAAACCCTCCAACCTTTTAGTCAATGAAAACTGTGAGTTGAAGATTGGCGATTTTGGCATGGCTCGTGGCCTCAGCTCTCACCCTGAAGAGTCTCATTCCTTTATGACTGAATATGTGGCGACTCGTTGGTATCGTGCTCCCGagctgcttctctctctcaatCACTACACTTTGGCTATTGACATGTGGTCTGTGGGGTGTATTTTTGCTGAAATGCTGGGGCGAAAGCAGCTGTTTCCAGGAAAACACTATGTCCACCAACTCCAGCTCATTTTGTCTGTGCTGGGAACTCCTCCTGAGGGTTTGATTAGTGCCATAAGGGCTGACAGGGTTCGATCCTATGTTCAGAGTCTTCCATCGCGCTCTGCTGTTCCCTTGGACAAACTGTACCCACAGGCCGAACCTGAGGCTCTGGACTTGTTGAGAGCCATGTTACGTTTTGATCCACGTGAGAGAATAAGCGTGACACAAGCGCTGGAGCATCCTTACCTCTCCAAGTACCACGACCAAGATGACGAACCAATTTGTGTCCCAGCTTTTGACTTTGAGTTTGACAAGCTCCCCATGaacaaagaacaaataaaaGAGGCGATTTTGATGGAAATTCAAGACTTTCACCGCAATAAACAAGGCTGCCGTCAGAGGCTACAGTTCAGGCCTTTAGTGAGGGCAAATAATGGTAGTTCAACTGCAGCTCTCGGTGTTAACCAGTGCAATACTCAGGTCACAACTGCCACAGCAGCTATGGTTCCCACTGCACAACAAGCCAATACAGTTAAATCTCAACAGGATCAAGCACCAGCAAAAGAGAACCAGacatttacattaaacaaaCCCAGCTCTCTCCTAGAAGCAACCTCGGCTCATGTGAAACATAACCTGCCTCTCCTCACAAAGACTGAGAGTGGCCCAGTTGATGTGGACATGCCCAGTGCCAGCTCAGATAGCGGTCAACCAGAGACCATAGATCTGACCACACCAGTGTCTAATCAGGAGGCTGCACCAGAaactatgagagacaatgaAACACAGGAGAGACTGGCCAGCAGCCAGGCCTCTGTGACTCAGCCCACCCAGAGCCAGTCCATGACCCAAGCCCCCACCTCCATTTCTGCAGCGCCAGCATCCACACTCTCCACTGTGCCTTCGCTGTCTCTGACTGCAGCACAGGCACAGTCTCTGTCCCAGTCTCTATCACAGTCACTGTCCAAGAACACCAGGCCTCTGCCAAATACAGGGGAAGCGACCAGAAAAGAAGGGGCGATTTCAGAAGATACAAAAGCTGCGCTTAAAGCAGCCATTTTAAAATCAGCTTTAAGAAATAAAGCCAGAGGAG ATGGAAGTACATCTCTACTGGGTATTGAAACCAGTTCAGGAGGTGTGTCATGTGCGTCGTCCCTCTCAGAGTCACGCCGGCCTGTCACTGCTCAGGAACGCCAGCGAGAgcgagaggaaaagagaagaaagcGCCAAGAACGggccagagagagggagagaaaactGAAAGAGAAAGAGCGGAAGGAGGGGAAACAGGGCGACTCACTGGGCGGCGTTCTGCTCAGCGACAATGATAAAAGCCTGCTGCAGCgttggacaaaaatgatggatAGACATAGTGATAAGTCAAACTGTACTAGTAATGAAGGGACATCTAAAGACTGCAATATGAACTTCAATGTAACCATGAAGGACAACTCTCAAGGAGCACTGAATAAAACAGACAAGGAGCTAATGAAGATGCCCTCCCATGATCAACTCATCACTCAAGCCAAACCTAACCAGACTGTGATGTTTCAGCCAACAAGCACTCAACCACCACAAATGATGTTCTCCATTGGGCAGAGCAAGCCACAAGCAGACATATTGGTCGTTAGTGGAGGAATAGATCTGGTGACTGTTTCTAGTAACTTTgtgaaaaataatgttaaacCGCAAATTGAAAGCGATGGACAAAGTCGATTCAATTGTGTGGGAAGTTGGAGCGGTTCAAGTTTAGAGCCAAGGCCAGCGCAGCAACAAACACAAAGAATAGTACAACCTCCACCAACCACATTTGTTCAACCTCCAGCAACCACATTTGTTCAACCTCAAAGTCAAAACCAGACTGAGACGCTTGAAAGAGAGACAAATAGGAACGGGAAAATTGCCATCCAAAGTAGTATGTCCACTCGTTGTAATAATTCAAATACAAACACTGGGAATGTGGAGAAGCTGTGTCTATCAGTTGGAGAGAAGCATGGTTCTCTGAGGGTCAGTGCTCAACCTCACCAGAGCCTCGGGTTTACAGATACAGGCCAGCAAGGCCCGCCCACCGCACCAGACATACACACTGTGACCCTACAGCTCTCAAAGTCTCAA GTGGAGGATGTGTTGCCCCCAGTTTTTTCAGTCACTCCTAAAGGCAGTGGGGCAGGTTATGGAGTGGGATTTGACCTTGATGATCTTTTGACTCAATCTCTCACTGATCTGCAGCATTGTGATCGGGACAG ttttgacTCAGCACCTCTGTCGGCCTCTCTCCTATCGGACTGGAGTGAGGTTCACCGCATGACTCCGGCTGATCTGGAGTCACTGCAACAGGAGCTACAATTGGGCTCTCCCATGATCCTCTCTGACACAATCCCCCCTGACTCCTGA